A genomic stretch from Leptospira licerasiae serovar Varillal str. VAR 010 includes:
- a CDS encoding DEAD/DEAH box helicase, whose protein sequence is MDSTLQLSLDFESDSSSGFRGDSCYLKDEPELGIGRIESSDSGKFQIYFPSSDTRKTVSENSNRLKIIGPYPTAFTESFADPELLDLSLQAFELKLTHAYDKLSALSNSRTRLLPHQIESTFVVVNSLRPRFILADEVGLGKTIEAALVMKELIFRRGYKKVLVVAPSPLLVQWKQELKNKFNEDFEIVKRKNFLVSGEKNWKNFKHVITSVDFIKNPKYAEEILKTKWDIVVFDEAHRLRRDYHKVTRAYLFAEKIAKKCECLLLLTATPFRGKLEELYYLVHLVDPNLLGPYHTFINDYVLGNKSGLKEKISKVLLRRRKVEVGGFTKRFAKTVKIELSDVERQFYNETTEYVRREYNLAMRTQNRAIGFVMIVFQKLLDSSVFALLSALSKRKFMLENRLHRLQAVGNKLEEWDLDETEGVEDFVSDLDESAPSDLANLRRELLSLNRLILLGKKIKEDRKSQKLKETIAKLKKEGHPKFIIFTQFRSTQDFLASTLSEYKVTLFHGSLSADAKEEAISEFRKTSEILICTEAGGEGRNLQFANVLFNYDLPWSPLKIEQRIGRIHRFGQKDNVFIFNFASKDTVAERILEVLSNKIRLFEESIGGSDELLGAIEDELDFHSSFMRFVTGNKKLKEVEEEIDQRIRIAKKGFEKLGSLVTPKLLDFNLEDYYKTTLQERSFTNQHLETFFVRYAKKYSDRLNFKLKTLKPQVYELDGVNYKGKKATFNSELALADDGLEFLAFGHPLIEEAVQSFLKDRSGWKVGFYRASGNFLYFVFIVEFKFSLDRKELFVVEVNRRSGSSKVLENLPETVRENRFRSSETELPGDTEKYFVIACETLELALEDRKKELYEQTKDLFQKEEYKIRNSNQNTLRQLEEKLMRQEAAFKWEGRPEKKSAMNRTKNEIQKVKEDFEVELRKVKVGKEIHHRFELFQAYLPGSD, encoded by the coding sequence TTGGACTCTACTTTGCAGCTCAGTCTAGATTTCGAATCCGATTCCTCAAGCGGGTTCAGAGGGGATTCCTGTTATCTCAAGGATGAACCGGAATTAGGAATTGGAAGGATAGAAAGTTCCGACTCAGGAAAATTCCAGATCTATTTTCCGTCTTCCGACACCAGAAAGACCGTATCAGAAAATTCCAACAGACTAAAAATTATAGGTCCTTATCCGACTGCATTTACTGAATCTTTTGCGGATCCTGAGTTGCTAGACTTGAGCTTACAGGCTTTCGAGTTAAAACTGACTCATGCGTATGACAAACTTTCCGCATTATCCAATTCCAGGACCAGACTTCTTCCTCACCAGATAGAATCTACTTTCGTGGTTGTGAATTCTCTTAGGCCTAGATTTATTTTGGCCGACGAGGTCGGACTAGGTAAAACGATAGAAGCGGCTCTAGTCATGAAAGAGCTTATTTTTAGAAGAGGATACAAAAAGGTTTTGGTCGTGGCACCTTCTCCTCTTCTTGTCCAATGGAAACAAGAATTAAAGAATAAATTTAACGAAGACTTTGAGATCGTCAAAAGAAAGAACTTCTTAGTTAGCGGAGAGAAGAACTGGAAGAATTTTAAACATGTGATCACTTCCGTAGACTTTATTAAAAATCCTAAATATGCAGAAGAGATCCTAAAAACAAAATGGGATATCGTTGTCTTTGATGAAGCTCATCGTTTAAGAAGGGATTACCATAAGGTAACAAGAGCGTATTTATTCGCGGAGAAGATCGCAAAAAAATGTGAATGTCTGCTTCTTCTTACTGCAACACCTTTTAGGGGAAAATTAGAAGAGCTTTATTATCTAGTCCATTTGGTCGATCCGAATTTGCTCGGGCCATATCATACTTTTATAAACGATTACGTTCTAGGTAATAAGAGCGGATTAAAGGAAAAGATCTCCAAAGTTCTTTTAAGACGTAGAAAAGTAGAAGTAGGCGGATTCACTAAAAGATTCGCCAAAACCGTAAAGATAGAATTGTCCGACGTCGAAAGACAATTCTACAACGAGACCACTGAATATGTACGACGAGAATACAATCTCGCGATGAGAACCCAAAACAGGGCTATCGGATTCGTGATGATAGTATTCCAGAAATTATTGGATTCTTCCGTATTTGCACTTTTATCGGCACTTTCCAAACGTAAATTTATGTTGGAGAATCGCCTGCATCGTTTGCAGGCAGTCGGTAACAAATTAGAAGAATGGGATCTGGACGAAACAGAAGGAGTCGAAGACTTTGTTTCCGATCTAGATGAGTCTGCTCCTTCCGATCTTGCAAATCTCAGAAGAGAATTATTGTCCTTAAACAGGCTGATCCTTTTAGGAAAAAAAATCAAAGAAGATCGCAAGAGCCAAAAACTGAAAGAGACAATCGCAAAACTCAAGAAAGAAGGACATCCTAAGTTTATAATATTTACTCAGTTCAGAAGTACACAGGATTTCTTAGCATCTACTTTATCCGAATACAAAGTCACATTATTCCACGGATCTTTGAGTGCGGACGCAAAAGAAGAGGCAATTTCCGAATTCAGAAAGACCTCGGAAATATTGATCTGCACGGAAGCAGGTGGAGAAGGTCGTAATCTTCAGTTTGCGAACGTTCTATTCAATTACGATTTACCATGGAGTCCTCTGAAGATCGAGCAAAGGATAGGAAGGATCCATAGATTCGGCCAAAAGGATAATGTATTCATTTTTAACTTTGCTTCTAAGGACACTGTTGCAGAGAGAATATTAGAAGTTCTATCCAATAAGATCAGGCTTTTTGAGGAATCTATCGGAGGTTCTGATGAATTACTAGGAGCGATCGAAGACGAATTGGATTTTCATTCCAGCTTCATGAGATTCGTTACGGGAAATAAAAAGTTAAAAGAAGTCGAAGAGGAGATAGATCAAAGGATCAGGATCGCTAAAAAAGGTTTCGAAAAATTAGGGTCCTTAGTTACGCCGAAATTATTGGATTTTAATCTAGAGGATTATTATAAAACGACTCTCCAAGAAAGATCTTTCACGAACCAACACCTAGAGACATTTTTCGTTAGATACGCAAAAAAGTATTCCGATCGGCTGAATTTCAAACTCAAAACTTTAAAACCTCAGGTTTACGAGTTGGACGGAGTCAATTACAAAGGGAAGAAGGCTACATTCAATTCTGAACTCGCACTCGCAGATGACGGATTGGAATTTTTGGCATTCGGCCATCCTTTGATTGAGGAAGCTGTCCAATCCTTTCTGAAAGATAGATCCGGCTGGAAGGTCGGGTTTTACAGAGCCTCCGGCAACTTCTTATACTTCGTATTTATAGTAGAATTCAAGTTTTCTTTAGACAGAAAAGAATTGTTCGTGGTGGAAGTAAACAGACGAAGCGGAAGCTCCAAGGTATTAGAAAACCTTCCTGAAACCGTAAGAGAAAATCGATTTAGATCTTCCGAAACGGAACTGCCTGGCGACACCGAAAAATATTTCGTGATCGCTTGTGAGACCTTAGAGCTTGCATTAGAAGATAGAAAAAAAGAATTATACGAACAAACCAAAGACCTTTTCCAAAAGGAAGAGTATAAGATCCGAAACAGCAACCAAAACACTCTTCGTCAGTTAGAAGAAAAACTGATGAGACAAGAGGCCGCTTTCAAATGGGAAGGAAGACCGGAAAAAAAATCAGCAATGAATCGAACTAAAAACGAGATCCAGAAAGTAAAAGAGGATTTTGAAGTAGAATTAAGAAAGGTAAAGGTCGGAAAAGAAATCCACCACCGTTTCGAACTTTTCCAAGCCTATCTTCCGGGCTCGGACTGA
- a CDS encoding cytochrome C oxidase subunit IV family protein, with translation MELFLNYALYIIVSIGFLIPFTGFVIGAGAIVNATVAGFAVNLLAQIVEEDRLKAYLEKNKSTMIGQALLKAVEAGKTKLQPGSVSSHVEEHGHDGHHLISVQTYSLVFAALIVGTIITVLVAQVDFGAMNTVIAMLVATIKASLVLAYFMHLKYDNVMNRVIFGSGFLFLLLLFGFSVADIYTRAKIFAGFPY, from the coding sequence ATGGAACTGTTTCTCAATTACGCGCTGTATATTATCGTAAGTATCGGATTCTTGATTCCCTTCACTGGATTTGTTATCGGAGCGGGAGCGATTGTAAATGCTACCGTTGCTGGATTTGCCGTTAACTTATTGGCTCAAATCGTAGAAGAGGACAGACTCAAGGCTTATCTCGAAAAGAATAAGTCCACTATGATCGGTCAGGCTTTATTAAAAGCTGTCGAAGCAGGTAAGACTAAACTACAACCAGGTTCAGTTTCTTCTCATGTAGAAGAGCATGGTCACGACGGACATCATCTGATTTCCGTTCAAACTTATTCTCTTGTCTTTGCCGCATTGATTGTCGGAACTATTATCACCGTATTAGTAGCCCAAGTGGACTTCGGAGCAATGAACACTGTGATCGCTATGCTTGTAGCGACCATCAAAGCTTCCTTGGTATTAGCTTATTTTATGCACCTTAAGTATGATAACGTAATGAACAGAGTGATCTTCGGGTCCGGTTTCTTGTTCTTACTTCTTCTTTTCGGATTCTCCGTAGCGGACATCTACACAAGAGCGAAAATTTTCGCAGGTTTCCCTTACTAA
- a CDS encoding gamma carbonic anhydrase family protein: MKIHETAFIHPAATAFGMLEMGPLSSLWPGAVVRADLNEIKLGEGVNIQDNSTLHTDSTGSLFIDDYTLVGHNTMLHGCKIGKGCLIGIGAIILDDAVIGDGAMIFAGCMIRGGKKIPPRAMVIPKNGDIVIYEKKAKPEMSIAGCLEYIQLAKRFHENIFKPFTKEEENLFVEEAKSIIKRYGI; this comes from the coding sequence ATGAAAATTCACGAGACTGCATTTATCCATCCGGCTGCAACTGCATTTGGCATGCTGGAGATGGGACCTCTATCTTCTCTTTGGCCGGGCGCTGTTGTTCGTGCGGATCTGAATGAGATCAAATTGGGGGAGGGTGTTAACATCCAAGACAATAGCACACTCCATACCGATTCCACCGGAAGCTTATTCATCGACGATTATACATTAGTAGGTCATAATACAATGCTTCACGGTTGCAAGATTGGTAAGGGTTGTTTGATCGGAATTGGTGCTATCATTTTAGATGATGCGGTGATCGGAGACGGCGCGATGATATTTGCAGGTTGTATGATCCGTGGCGGTAAAAAGATCCCACCTAGGGCAATGGTGATCCCTAAAAATGGGGATATCGTCATCTACGAAAAAAAAGCAAAGCCTGAGATGAGTATCGCCGGTTGTTTGGAGTACATACAATTAGCTAAAAGATTCCATGAGAACATATTCAAACCTTTTACAAAAGAAGAAGAAAATCTATTTGTAGAAGAGGCGAAATCCATCATTAAAAGATACGGCATCTAA
- a CDS encoding LIC13212 family protein has protein sequence MKTLIFLIISLLAVFIQLDAAPKILTMEEREIERQIEAIRKAGFSDIEIDNLHASISQNIHQINKILQMDTTKKALRYIGDEPQELPQFLKTDRDNKPYLELDMGSGESFWDFPKTYLYNARIFIYPGNNPEKLEKIIMQFKRTNSNGEIFVREMRRVINIDPKGPQIGSEGKRTPNNNKEIKLEYYSSYDTELIWPDTPVQSIAPSVETKLHEETNPLPYNKQKQIIVTYKKYLRRVDKNVRYKLRDLELNQKRLVSKMLEFQ, from the coding sequence ATGAAAACCCTTATCTTTCTCATAATTTCTCTTTTGGCCGTATTCATACAATTAGACGCGGCTCCTAAAATCCTAACCATGGAAGAAAGAGAAATAGAACGTCAGATCGAAGCTATCCGCAAGGCTGGGTTTTCGGATATAGAGATAGATAATTTGCACGCTTCTATCTCGCAGAATATCCATCAGATCAATAAGATCCTTCAGATGGATACAACCAAAAAAGCGTTAAGATATATTGGCGACGAGCCTCAGGAATTACCACAATTCTTAAAAACGGATAGGGACAATAAACCTTATCTGGAACTGGATATGGGTTCAGGAGAATCCTTCTGGGATTTTCCTAAGACGTATCTTTATAATGCGCGTATCTTCATCTATCCTGGTAATAATCCTGAAAAATTAGAAAAGATCATTATGCAATTCAAGCGTACGAACTCCAACGGAGAAATTTTCGTAAGGGAGATGCGCAGGGTTATCAACATAGATCCTAAGGGACCTCAGATAGGAAGCGAAGGAAAAAGAACTCCGAACAACAATAAAGAGATCAAATTGGAGTATTATTCCAGCTATGATACAGAATTGATCTGGCCCGACACCCCGGTCCAATCTATTGCACCTAGTGTGGAGACCAAACTACATGAGGAAACGAATCCTCTACCTTATAATAAACAAAAACAGATTATCGTAACATATAAAAAATATCTGCGCAGGGTGGATAAGAATGTTCGCTATAAGCTAAGAGATCTGGAGCTCAATCAAAAGAGATTGGTTTCTAAAATGTTGGAATTCCAATAA
- a CDS encoding 7-carboxy-7-deazaguanine synthase QueE produces MKSVVHEIYLSVSGEGISTGLPTIFVRFAGCSLRCGMDGNRKLWCDTPYALSPNAGKQMELEEVISKIGSISSSPTQILLTGGEPLENSNRIFSQTLAEKLKQSRQVSGMYTRVRVETNGAEPISNLENMVFTLDYKLPGSGMENKMILENLEFVRDRNDNLDEIKFVIRDRKDFDRTLEVIDRFKLKGNLLASPVFGELAPEILVDWIKENNRTDLRLSLQTHKYIWGEKRGV; encoded by the coding sequence ATGAAATCCGTCGTTCATGAAATTTATCTCTCTGTTTCCGGAGAAGGAATTTCAACAGGCTTGCCTACAATTTTTGTCCGATTCGCGGGATGTTCTCTCAGATGCGGAATGGACGGAAATCGAAAGCTTTGGTGCGACACTCCGTACGCTCTTTCTCCGAATGCGGGGAAACAAATGGAATTAGAAGAAGTGATCTCAAAAATAGGATCCATTTCTTCTTCTCCAACACAAATTCTTCTAACGGGCGGAGAACCATTAGAAAATTCGAATAGGATTTTCAGCCAAACATTGGCGGAAAAATTGAAACAGTCCAGACAAGTTTCGGGGATGTATACGAGGGTGAGGGTGGAAACGAACGGGGCGGAGCCGATCTCCAATTTGGAAAATATGGTCTTTACCCTGGATTACAAACTTCCCGGTTCCGGAATGGAAAACAAAATGATCTTGGAAAATTTGGAATTTGTCCGGGATAGAAACGATAATTTGGATGAGATCAAATTCGTAATTAGAGATAGAAAGGATTTCGATAGAACTTTGGAAGTTATAGATCGGTTTAAATTAAAGGGAAATCTTCTTGCTTCTCCCGTATTCGGAGAACTAGCTCCCGAAATCCTTGTGGATTGGATCAAAGAAAATAATAGAACGGATCTGCGTCTTTCTTTGCAGACCCATAAATATATCTGGGGAGAAAAAAGGGGAGTTTGA
- the pheT gene encoding phenylalanine--tRNA ligase subunit beta — MKLSLDWINDFTPIKEVSLEDILKKIAASICEVDGVEDYFSHLEKVVLVKIESLEKHPQADKLQVAQVFDGKNKIQIVSGAPNLKVGDLVPLAIPGAELGDKKILESELRGVKSSGMLCSEKELGLSEEDAGVMVLDDPEAKPGQNLREYFGFRDTILDIDNKSITHRPDLWSHFGFARELAAQLNLPIKFNPLETNWEFSKDVTSPKVKETEYAHSYYSSSIEGIQIQASNKIVRSRLKKCGVRVINNVVDVSNYLLLEAGQPTHFFDFDKLSAQGGIELEVDYAKKDESFLLLDETSPKLDPEILIIRNSKKGVAIAGVMGGADTAVDSNSKKVILESAVFPREFVRKSIRKTGIRSESSVRYEKGLEATTTLPIIKRALNLLKENGCPDLKASLPSGYIRTADKKVEIEVSLGFLNKKLGTEIDQSTSDKILKQLSFSTEWKGDTVKVLVPKYRHNYDITIPEDIVEEIGRTLGYASIPVRPLASDVKPPTRNFSRELEKHLKRAFSQNLGYNEVFNYSYASSKDNSFEEESKDSIKILNAMPDEQAYLRTSLYPSLLKNIRLNADRFEKLKIFELGRTYKKAEEPFNESKWFVWAVSFGRKSNEKDLNVLESDFLETRTGVEKVLRHLNLREIEWKIDEKSYFHPKASLSLFVSGKKVGELGYAHPAALDTADIKKRVILGRFEFASLLEVWSQDRNKNYFVAPSHFPQTEIDLSLVMDLNESSSKFSDAVLKEKLPELQDVKVTVVFTGGNLPENKKSVSYRFKLLSQDKNLTQERIKEITDRLIQIASSSGYPLR, encoded by the coding sequence GTGAAATTATCCCTGGATTGGATCAACGATTTTACCCCGATTAAGGAAGTATCCCTCGAGGATATTCTGAAAAAAATTGCAGCTTCTATATGTGAAGTAGACGGGGTCGAAGATTATTTTTCTCATTTGGAGAAGGTCGTTTTAGTAAAGATAGAATCCTTAGAAAAACATCCTCAGGCGGACAAACTCCAAGTCGCTCAAGTGTTCGATGGAAAAAATAAGATCCAGATCGTTTCCGGTGCCCCAAATTTAAAAGTAGGGGACTTGGTTCCATTGGCTATTCCGGGTGCGGAATTAGGAGATAAAAAGATCTTAGAGTCCGAGCTTCGTGGAGTAAAGAGTTCGGGAATGCTTTGTTCCGAAAAAGAACTGGGTCTTTCAGAAGAAGATGCGGGTGTTATGGTCCTGGATGATCCGGAAGCTAAACCCGGCCAGAATTTAAGAGAGTATTTCGGGTTCAGGGATACTATTTTAGATATTGATAATAAATCTATCACACATCGTCCGGATCTATGGAGCCATTTCGGATTCGCAAGAGAACTTGCAGCTCAATTAAATCTACCGATCAAGTTTAATCCTTTGGAAACCAATTGGGAATTTTCCAAAGATGTGACTTCTCCTAAAGTAAAAGAAACAGAATACGCGCATTCTTATTATTCATCTTCTATTGAAGGAATTCAGATCCAAGCTTCAAATAAAATTGTTCGTTCCCGTTTGAAAAAATGTGGGGTGAGAGTGATCAATAATGTTGTGGATGTTTCCAATTATTTATTATTGGAAGCAGGACAACCTACTCACTTTTTTGATTTTGACAAGTTGTCCGCGCAAGGCGGGATCGAATTAGAAGTGGATTATGCGAAGAAGGACGAAAGCTTTCTTCTTCTAGACGAAACTTCTCCCAAGCTTGATCCGGAGATACTGATCATTCGTAACTCTAAAAAAGGTGTCGCGATCGCAGGTGTTATGGGCGGTGCGGATACAGCTGTAGATTCCAATTCCAAAAAGGTAATTTTAGAATCCGCGGTTTTCCCAAGAGAGTTCGTTCGTAAGTCTATTCGAAAGACAGGAATTCGTTCGGAGTCATCCGTTCGTTATGAGAAGGGTCTCGAAGCGACAACCACTCTGCCTATTATCAAAAGAGCGCTAAATCTATTAAAAGAAAACGGATGTCCTGATCTAAAAGCGAGTTTGCCTTCCGGATACATTCGTACCGCGGATAAAAAAGTAGAGATAGAAGTCAGCTTAGGTTTTTTGAATAAAAAACTCGGAACAGAGATCGATCAATCTACTTCCGATAAAATCCTAAAACAACTATCTTTCTCCACTGAATGGAAAGGAGATACTGTCAAGGTTCTTGTTCCTAAATACAGACATAATTATGATATTACTATTCCGGAAGATATAGTTGAAGAGATAGGTCGTACATTAGGATACGCGTCTATTCCGGTTCGTCCGTTAGCTTCGGATGTAAAACCTCCTACTCGTAACTTCTCTAGAGAGCTGGAAAAACATCTAAAAAGGGCCTTTTCACAAAACCTAGGATACAACGAAGTATTCAATTATTCTTATGCTTCCTCCAAGGATAATTCTTTCGAAGAAGAATCAAAAGATTCCATTAAGATCCTAAACGCAATGCCGGACGAACAGGCGTATTTAAGGACTTCCTTATATCCTTCTCTTTTGAAAAATATCAGGCTCAATGCTGATAGGTTCGAAAAATTGAAAATTTTCGAACTCGGTCGTACCTATAAAAAAGCGGAAGAACCTTTTAATGAATCTAAATGGTTTGTTTGGGCTGTTTCTTTCGGTAGGAAGTCCAACGAAAAGGATCTAAACGTTTTAGAATCCGATTTTCTTGAGACCAGGACCGGTGTCGAAAAAGTATTAAGGCATTTAAACTTAAGAGAGATCGAATGGAAGATAGACGAAAAAAGCTATTTCCATCCGAAAGCCTCTCTTTCCTTATTTGTTTCCGGTAAAAAAGTCGGAGAGTTAGGATACGCTCATCCTGCTGCATTGGATACTGCGGACATTAAAAAAAGGGTCATTTTAGGTAGATTTGAATTCGCTTCCTTATTGGAAGTTTGGAGCCAAGATAGAAACAAAAATTATTTCGTTGCTCCTTCTCATTTCCCTCAAACTGAGATCGATCTTTCTTTGGTGATGGATCTGAACGAATCTTCTTCTAAGTTCAGCGATGCAGTATTAAAGGAAAAACTCCCTGAGTTGCAGGATGTAAAAGTTACCGTTGTCTTTACCGGCGGAAATCTTCCGGAAAACAAAAAGTCCGTTTCTTATAGATTTAAACTTTTAAGCCAAGACAAGAACTTAACTCAAGAAAGGATCAAAGAGATCACTGATCGTTTGATCCAAATTGCGAGTTCTTCCGGTTATCCTCTTCGATAA
- a CDS encoding bacteriohemerythrin: protein MYDERVIEKIRGIWKTFDLSLGIPEIDKQHLWLIGILADLEDKLESGSRSELEATFTNALSKTLDYASEHFTLEERLLESIGYTKLGQHRLQHMRFLTALKNRVRKNFEGNFEHAVLELLKNLKKWLFRHILSEDRQYVDLADINITQEISSSMNEHLRTSAHAREIEELYAAVVYSTKQTVSKEFNVIGEDNLKLISDLWYRYKLKTGIAIVDIQHLWLLQLLVKTDKLYKQKLKQEIGSDYLSFELKKAIQETIEYIREHFSTEEAIMHNFRYIGERGHQKQHENFNILINDMIERSEKEELESLSILIQDLKDWLVSHIAIEDKKLFYFFRSRLPEVNEYVRNLNREGKIHIWKEAVMIYKLLVEYEDITKEKTHV, encoded by the coding sequence ATGTATGACGAAAGGGTTATAGAAAAAATCAGAGGCATTTGGAAGACTTTCGATCTTTCTTTAGGAATTCCTGAAATAGATAAGCAACATCTTTGGTTGATCGGGATCCTTGCGGATCTGGAAGATAAACTGGAGTCGGGAAGTAGGTCCGAACTAGAAGCCACATTTACGAATGCCCTCTCCAAAACATTGGATTATGCGTCGGAACATTTCACTCTCGAAGAAAGACTTCTAGAGAGTATAGGTTACACAAAGCTAGGACAACATAGATTACAACATATGCGGTTCCTCACCGCTTTAAAGAATCGAGTCAGAAAAAATTTTGAGGGAAATTTCGAACATGCGGTATTGGAGCTATTGAAAAATCTGAAAAAGTGGTTATTCAGACATATTCTTAGCGAAGACAGACAGTATGTTGATCTTGCGGACATCAATATCACCCAGGAAATTTCCTCTTCGATGAACGAACACTTGAGGACTTCTGCTCATGCTAGGGAAATCGAGGAATTATATGCTGCTGTTGTGTATTCCACTAAACAAACGGTCTCGAAAGAATTTAACGTTATAGGTGAGGATAATCTAAAACTGATCTCGGATCTGTGGTATCGTTATAAGCTCAAAACTGGGATAGCAATTGTGGATATCCAGCATCTTTGGCTTTTGCAGCTTCTGGTAAAAACGGATAAATTATACAAACAGAAGTTAAAACAAGAGATCGGAAGCGATTATTTGAGTTTTGAACTGAAAAAAGCGATCCAAGAAACGATAGAATATATTAGGGAACATTTCAGTACGGAAGAAGCGATCATGCATAATTTTCGTTACATTGGGGAAAGAGGTCATCAAAAGCAACATGAGAACTTCAATATACTTATTAACGATATGATCGAAAGAAGTGAAAAAGAGGAACTGGAGTCTTTATCGATTTTGATCCAGGATCTAAAAGATTGGTTGGTAAGCCATATCGCTATAGAAGATAAAAAACTGTTCTATTTTTTCCGATCACGGCTCCCAGAAGTGAACGAGTATGTGAGAAATTTGAATCGAGAAGGAAAGATCCATATTTGGAAGGAAGCAGTAATGATCTATAAGCTGCTCGTTGAATATGAGGATATTACTAAAGAAAAAACCCATGTATAG
- a CDS encoding LIC_13215 family putative lipoprotein — translation MILLERYSLGLLLPGIILCFACIEKVPEIKKTIEIPELGLILNYEGWIYEEYDPNRDSSDPNRSKSKREFQNDKQVKVMFYLFEPEQNKSSEIRTNINFISEPIPAKYSKATLEDYVASIGGLYSNIYKEYEILSVPQKCSFGKEKCIFLESKFALPNTAEKKQIRTLQWIFFKEGYVYVFTGTIPESEYSEKNKKVLNTIQTLTEKKEN, via the coding sequence ATGATCCTATTAGAACGTTACAGTCTAGGTCTATTATTGCCGGGGATCATTTTGTGTTTCGCCTGTATCGAAAAAGTTCCAGAGATCAAAAAGACAATCGAGATCCCTGAATTAGGCTTAATATTAAATTATGAAGGCTGGATCTACGAAGAATATGATCCGAACCGAGATAGTTCCGATCCGAATCGTTCCAAAAGTAAAAGGGAATTTCAAAACGATAAACAAGTTAAGGTAATGTTCTATCTTTTTGAACCGGAACAAAACAAAAGTTCGGAGATCAGGACCAATATCAATTTTATATCAGAACCTATCCCCGCAAAATATTCCAAGGCAACTTTAGAAGATTACGTAGCTTCTATTGGAGGATTGTATTCTAACATATATAAAGAATACGAAATACTTTCGGTTCCTCAAAAATGTAGTTTCGGAAAAGAGAAATGTATATTTTTAGAATCCAAGTTTGCACTTCCAAACACTGCGGAAAAAAAGCAGATCAGGACTTTACAATGGATCTTTTTTAAAGAAGGTTATGTTTATGTTTTTACCGGAACAATTCCTGAGTCGGAGTATTCGGAGAAGAATAAAAAGGTCCTAAATACAATCCAGACTCTTACTGAAAAAAAAGAGAATTAG
- a CDS encoding DUF3052 family protein — protein MAGYSGTPLAKKLGFKEGQLAIIINEPKEFRSLLEELPPNITFKKKLAGSFDYIHFFCKSKEELSENFSKFPDFLADKGMVWISWPKMSSGVKTDLKEDTIREIGLKTGLVDVKVCAIDSVWSGLLFRRRKS, from the coding sequence ATGGCAGGATATTCAGGCACACCCTTAGCCAAAAAGTTAGGATTTAAAGAAGGTCAGCTTGCGATCATCATCAACGAGCCAAAGGAATTCAGATCCTTATTAGAAGAACTTCCTCCTAATATTACATTCAAGAAGAAGTTGGCGGGAAGTTTCGATTACATTCATTTTTTCTGTAAGAGCAAAGAGGAACTTTCCGAAAACTTTTCCAAATTCCCGGACTTTCTCGCAGACAAAGGAATGGTTTGGATCTCTTGGCCAAAGATGAGCTCCGGGGTGAAAACCGACTTAAAAGAAGATACAATCCGAGAAATAGGCTTGAAGACAGGATTGGTAGACGTTAAAGTCTGCGCAATCGATTCGGTTTGGTCCGGTTTACTTTTTAGAAGAAGAAAAAGTTAA